Proteins co-encoded in one Rhodococcus sp. PAMC28707 genomic window:
- a CDS encoding SMC family ATPase, which yields MRLHRLEITAFGPFARTQSVDFDALGADGLFLLHGQTGAGKTTVLDAVAFALYGTVPGARREGKRLLSDHAAPGAVPRVVLEATLGGRRVRIVRSPEYLRPKKGKRTGTTKENSKASLTWLDGDGQNLTRLDEIGEAVGAALGMSADQFFQVVLLPQGEFARFLRADSEERGNLLERLFDTSRFGDVEQWFANERRSSAALMESSRIAIDKLRGRIATASGEDEGLDREPMEWATDVLGRARGAHAAASTALATARGKAELAASALDRHKTLLVLRQRRDLARKQLAEFHGAAPERDVIRREVERSAAAGPIATLAAEYAKTARAYDLAARDAESVRGSLAMIDGSDMVLAASSSDADEARAVVANAVREWTTAVVGLQEMRKLAIRADAEEAVARELTSECLAVEKAVEAALVLREQLPAAIAAAELSVTTAVHAAANVPALESESAAVSDAVKAAIELTKTRTALASAESAREAARTAHNDTREHLLDLRERRLTGMAAELATELVDGSPCGVCGSRSHPEPASAADSTVTKAEEAEASSAERRAAAAENLRTAEAAELVRVLDALIARSGGRGSDELVVALDEVTTRLTAARTAAASLDDLRAGLAHLRSEDHRLASVIAEHRSTAAGLAARAAQVRSAVEGMRARVAAAVDGEETLDQRVARLEKLIALSTDLQHKRVAAARAADISGAIAERLAAQVSESGFESAEDAAAVVIPAERVRSIEKQLAAAHDIRAHAEQVLAEPAIAAIGDTDTEPVETAPWQEAADAAAVELDAAVARQAECKRRFEQVEELTAQLWAAVDRAAPMQAKHDQLAALTDVVAGRGQNARKMSLRSYVLASRLEDVAESASARLQRMSAGRYEFVHSDEAESRGRRGGLGLDIRDDYTGVVRSAKTLSGGESFLASLALALGLADVVAAESGGVVLDTMFIDEGFGTLDADTLESVMGVLDELRAGGRVVGIVSHVDEMRQRIPSRLHVIRERDGSRLQLFSAS from the coding sequence ATGAGACTGCATCGACTCGAGATCACTGCATTCGGTCCCTTCGCTCGAACCCAATCCGTCGACTTCGACGCCCTCGGTGCCGACGGACTGTTTCTGCTCCACGGTCAGACCGGTGCGGGCAAGACCACTGTTCTCGACGCCGTCGCCTTTGCCCTGTATGGAACGGTTCCGGGTGCGCGCAGGGAAGGCAAGCGCCTTCTGTCCGACCATGCTGCGCCCGGTGCGGTACCCAGAGTGGTGCTCGAGGCCACTCTCGGTGGCAGACGCGTCCGGATCGTTCGCTCTCCCGAGTACCTGCGGCCCAAGAAGGGCAAGAGGACGGGTACCACCAAGGAAAATTCGAAGGCCAGTCTGACGTGGCTCGACGGCGATGGGCAGAACTTGACCCGCCTCGACGAGATCGGTGAGGCAGTGGGCGCCGCACTCGGGATGAGTGCAGATCAGTTCTTTCAGGTCGTCCTCCTGCCTCAAGGTGAGTTCGCTCGGTTCCTGCGTGCGGACAGCGAAGAGCGTGGCAATCTCCTCGAGAGGCTGTTCGACACCAGCAGGTTCGGGGACGTGGAGCAGTGGTTTGCCAACGAAAGGCGTTCCAGCGCAGCGTTGATGGAGTCTTCGCGCATTGCCATCGACAAGTTGCGCGGTCGGATCGCCACGGCCTCGGGCGAGGACGAAGGACTCGACCGTGAACCGATGGAGTGGGCCACCGATGTTCTGGGGCGTGCTCGCGGTGCGCACGCCGCGGCGTCGACAGCGCTCGCAACTGCGCGAGGCAAGGCCGAGCTCGCCGCCTCGGCACTCGATCGCCACAAAACTCTCCTCGTGTTGAGGCAACGACGAGACCTCGCGCGGAAGCAGTTGGCCGAGTTCCACGGGGCAGCCCCCGAGCGGGACGTGATTCGCCGAGAAGTCGAACGGTCTGCTGCTGCAGGCCCTATCGCGACGCTCGCCGCCGAGTATGCGAAAACCGCACGGGCCTACGACCTCGCTGCGCGTGACGCAGAGTCGGTGCGCGGCTCGTTGGCGATGATCGATGGATCCGATATGGTCCTCGCCGCGTCGTCCTCGGATGCAGACGAAGCTCGGGCGGTCGTCGCCAACGCTGTGCGCGAGTGGACGACGGCGGTGGTCGGCCTCCAGGAGATGCGGAAGTTGGCTATTCGCGCCGATGCGGAGGAGGCCGTTGCGCGCGAGCTGACCTCCGAGTGCCTTGCCGTCGAGAAGGCTGTCGAAGCAGCACTCGTCCTCAGAGAACAGTTGCCTGCGGCGATCGCTGCAGCAGAACTCTCGGTGACCACTGCTGTGCACGCTGCCGCGAATGTGCCTGCGCTCGAGTCCGAATCTGCCGCTGTCTCCGATGCAGTCAAGGCGGCAATCGAACTCACGAAGACTCGAACCGCGCTCGCCTCGGCCGAGTCGGCTCGCGAAGCGGCACGCACGGCGCACAACGACACTCGGGAACATCTACTCGATCTGCGAGAACGACGTCTCACCGGAATGGCCGCGGAGCTGGCAACAGAGCTTGTCGACGGCAGCCCGTGCGGAGTCTGTGGATCCCGGTCGCACCCGGAGCCTGCGTCGGCCGCCGACTCGACGGTCACGAAGGCGGAGGAAGCCGAGGCGAGCAGTGCCGAGCGTAGAGCGGCCGCTGCCGAGAATCTTCGGACTGCGGAAGCGGCCGAGCTTGTTCGGGTGCTCGATGCACTCATTGCTCGTTCCGGTGGCCGCGGTAGCGATGAACTGGTGGTGGCCCTTGACGAGGTGACTACTCGATTGACGGCAGCAAGGACAGCTGCTGCTTCACTCGACGACCTTCGGGCGGGATTGGCTCACCTCAGGTCCGAGGATCACCGGCTCGCTTCCGTCATTGCCGAGCATCGATCCACTGCAGCGGGTCTCGCTGCACGGGCGGCTCAGGTTAGGAGCGCCGTCGAGGGGATGCGCGCACGTGTCGCCGCCGCTGTCGACGGTGAGGAGACACTCGATCAGCGTGTGGCGCGCCTCGAGAAGCTGATCGCACTCTCCACCGATCTTCAACACAAGAGGGTCGCTGCCGCTCGCGCGGCCGACATCAGCGGGGCGATCGCCGAGCGACTGGCAGCGCAGGTGTCGGAATCCGGCTTCGAGTCCGCCGAGGACGCAGCGGCCGTGGTGATCCCCGCCGAGCGAGTCCGGAGCATCGAGAAGCAACTCGCTGCAGCACACGACATTCGCGCTCATGCCGAGCAGGTTCTTGCCGAACCTGCGATCGCAGCCATCGGAGACACCGACACCGAACCGGTGGAGACAGCACCCTGGCAGGAGGCTGCCGACGCTGCAGCGGTCGAACTCGATGCTGCCGTTGCGCGCCAGGCCGAATGCAAGCGACGCTTCGAGCAAGTGGAAGAACTGACCGCCCAGTTGTGGGCCGCAGTCGACCGCGCGGCACCGATGCAGGCCAAACACGACCAGTTGGCTGCACTGACCGACGTCGTCGCAGGTCGAGGACAGAATGCTCGAAAGATGTCACTCCGGTCGTACGTGTTGGCCTCGCGCCTCGAGGACGTCGCCGAGTCGGCGTCGGCGAGGTTGCAGCGTATGTCAGCGGGACGATACGAGTTCGTTCATTCCGACGAGGCCGAATCTCGTGGGAGGCGTGGCGGATTGGGCCTCGACATCCGTGACGACTACACCGGAGTCGTCCGTTCGGCGAAGACGCTGTCGGGAGGAGAGTCGTTCCTGGCGTCGTTGGCGCTTGCTCTCGGGCTGGCGGACGTCGTGGCCGCAGAATCCGGCGGAGTCGTCCTCGACACGATGTTCATCGACGAAGGCTTCGGCACGCTGGACGCCGACACCTTGGAATCGGTCATGGGGGTTTTGGACGAACTCAGGGCCGGCGGGCGTGTGGTGGGAATCGTCTCCCACGTCGATGAGATGCGTCAACGAATACCGAGCCGGCTCCACGTCATTCGTGAGCGGGACGGGTCGAGGCTTCAGCTCTTTTCGGCGTCCTGA
- a CDS encoding AI-2E family transporter — protein sequence MTEQTVPNGKPGRDRGDLIGVGGVWLAKWSLILVSVAAGAWVLGWIISALWVVILPSLLAIIVATVLWPPTKWLMRVGIPAALAATTSLVVFFLVIGGVITLIVPSVVDSAPELVDKATQGVSQVQDWLKGPPINLQDEQIDNAVSAITSRLQESGTAIASGVFSGVTAASSILITLALVLVLTFFFVKDGPKFTPWLHGFAGGRAGRHLAEILARMWATLGGFIRTQAVVSLIDAFFIGLGLIVLNVPLALVLATITFLGGFIPIVGAFVAGALAVLVALVANGPTTALIVLAIIFAVQQLEGNVLQPVLQSRSMNLHPAIVLLAVTGGGSVFGIVGAFLAVPAAAVAAVLIRYVSEQADERSNEASQAELEESAPDPDELLTDEKDEDEDEKSAQDAEKS from the coding sequence GTGACGGAACAGACAGTGCCCAACGGTAAGCCTGGGCGCGATCGCGGCGACCTCATCGGTGTCGGTGGGGTGTGGCTGGCAAAGTGGTCGCTGATCCTCGTATCGGTAGCCGCTGGGGCCTGGGTACTCGGCTGGATCATCTCGGCGCTGTGGGTAGTCATACTCCCTTCGCTGCTCGCGATCATCGTGGCAACCGTTCTATGGCCGCCGACCAAGTGGCTCATGCGCGTAGGTATCCCGGCCGCTCTCGCGGCCACGACTTCGCTCGTCGTCTTCTTCCTCGTTATCGGTGGCGTGATCACATTGATCGTCCCGTCCGTCGTGGACTCGGCGCCCGAGCTCGTAGACAAAGCGACGCAGGGCGTGTCCCAGGTACAGGACTGGCTCAAGGGCCCGCCGATCAACCTGCAGGACGAGCAGATCGACAATGCTGTCTCGGCCATCACCTCCCGGTTGCAGGAAAGCGGAACCGCCATTGCCTCCGGTGTTTTCAGTGGTGTTACCGCCGCGAGCTCGATTCTCATCACCCTGGCACTTGTCCTCGTACTGACGTTCTTTTTCGTCAAGGACGGGCCCAAATTCACTCCGTGGCTGCACGGCTTCGCCGGTGGTCGTGCAGGAAGACATCTCGCCGAGATCCTGGCACGAATGTGGGCGACGCTCGGTGGGTTCATCCGAACCCAGGCAGTGGTGAGCCTCATCGACGCATTCTTCATCGGCCTCGGATTGATCGTTCTCAATGTGCCGCTGGCGCTCGTCCTCGCCACCATCACCTTTCTCGGCGGATTCATCCCCATCGTCGGTGCATTCGTTGCAGGCGCCTTGGCCGTCTTGGTCGCACTTGTCGCCAACGGACCGACCACCGCGCTGATCGTGTTGGCCATCATTTTCGCCGTTCAGCAGCTCGAAGGAAACGTTCTGCAACCGGTTCTGCAGAGTCGCAGTATGAATCTGCATCCCGCGATCGTGCTGTTGGCCGTCACCGGTGGCGGTTCGGTGTTCGGCATAGTCGGTGCCTTCCTCGCTGTACCTGCCGCCGCCGTAGCCGCGGTCCTGATTCGCTACGTCTCCGAGCAAGCCGACGAACGCTCGAACGAGGCCAGCCAGGCAGAACTAGAGGAGTCGGCGCCGGATCCGGACGAACTACTGACCGACGAGAAAGACGAGGACGAGGACGAAAAGTCAGCTCAGGACGCCGAAAAGAGCTGA
- a CDS encoding methylated-DNA--[protein]-cysteine S-methyltransferase has product MTATAATTDTPIGPFTAIVDAEGCVLASGWTATTEDLQPLIHKSLRPNDIRMVSNLGSITAAIEDYHRGELTVIDDIPVAQQSGEFLMYAWKVLRTVPAGSPVTYSEFADMAGRPAAIRGAASACARNAAALFVPCHRVFRIGGALGGFRWGLPAKTWLLAHEVA; this is encoded by the coding sequence ATGACTGCAACTGCCGCCACGACCGACACCCCGATCGGACCGTTCACCGCCATAGTCGACGCCGAAGGCTGCGTGCTGGCGTCCGGATGGACTGCAACTACCGAAGACCTGCAACCGCTGATTCACAAGTCGTTGCGGCCCAACGACATCCGGATGGTATCGAACCTCGGCAGTATCACCGCGGCAATCGAGGACTACCACCGCGGCGAGCTCACGGTCATCGACGACATACCCGTCGCACAACAGTCCGGAGAATTTCTGATGTATGCGTGGAAAGTACTTCGGACCGTTCCCGCCGGGTCGCCGGTGACGTACTCGGAGTTCGCGGATATGGCCGGCCGTCCGGCCGCCATCCGCGGCGCGGCATCGGCCTGCGCGCGCAACGCAGCGGCACTGTTCGTTCCGTGTCACCGGGTCTTTCGCATCGGTGGGGCACTCGGCGGTTTCAGATGGGGATTGCCTGCGAAGACCTGGCTACTGGCGCACGAGGTGGCCTGA
- a CDS encoding AlkA N-terminal domain-containing protein, producing MELDFERCYRAVSARDTRFDGQFFTAVRTTGIYCRPSCPAVTPKAKNVQFVPTAAAAQQAGFRACRRCQPDATPGSPQWNINSDLASRAMRLISDGAVERGGVDSLADSLGYSTRQLTRVLSAEIGAGPLALARAHRAHTARTLIQTTTMTMTDIAFASGFSSVRQFNETILEVFAVNPTTLRGEATRTKTLSSNGTVTLRLPYRQPLDRTWLEWFLRGHAVPGVESFDDRTYRRSLRLPHGHGIVGLRIEDGYVDTTLSLHDMRDLAPAVARVRRLLDLDADPEAVDTALSADPALAPNVAAHPGIRVVGNVDATELLLRTMIGQQISLGAAATHTARLVEALGERIEDPGGGTITRLFPDASAVAEHGHEVLTGPKARVGAIIGVADAIASGKIELHVARSAEDLERDLLALKGIGPWTARYVVMRLLADPDVLLDTDLVVRQGAEALGIPLTDTSRWAPWRSYVSMHLWNIALERRGL from the coding sequence ATGGAGTTGGACTTCGAGCGGTGCTATCGGGCCGTATCTGCACGTGACACCCGCTTCGACGGGCAGTTCTTCACGGCCGTCCGCACGACGGGTATCTACTGCCGCCCGTCGTGTCCGGCAGTCACGCCCAAAGCGAAGAACGTGCAGTTCGTTCCGACGGCGGCGGCAGCGCAACAGGCCGGGTTTCGAGCCTGCCGACGCTGTCAACCCGACGCCACCCCTGGCTCACCACAATGGAATATCAACTCGGACTTGGCCTCCCGCGCTATGCGGCTCATTTCCGACGGCGCGGTAGAGCGTGGCGGCGTGGACTCGCTGGCCGATTCGCTCGGGTACTCCACCCGCCAGCTCACGCGGGTTCTCAGCGCCGAGATCGGTGCAGGCCCGTTGGCATTGGCGCGTGCGCATCGGGCGCACACGGCTCGGACGTTGATCCAGACCACGACGATGACGATGACCGATATCGCATTCGCGTCCGGGTTTTCCAGCGTTCGCCAGTTCAACGAGACCATTCTTGAAGTGTTTGCAGTGAACCCCACCACGTTGCGCGGCGAAGCCACCCGAACGAAGACCCTGTCCAGCAACGGGACCGTCACGCTACGACTCCCCTACCGCCAACCGTTGGATCGAACCTGGCTCGAATGGTTCCTTCGCGGTCATGCTGTACCCGGCGTCGAGTCCTTCGACGATCGAACCTACCGCCGATCCCTTCGACTCCCACACGGACATGGCATCGTCGGACTTCGGATCGAGGACGGTTACGTCGACACGACGTTGAGCCTGCACGATATGCGCGACTTGGCCCCCGCCGTGGCCCGGGTCCGACGCCTGCTCGATCTGGATGCGGACCCGGAAGCCGTGGATACCGCCCTGTCCGCAGATCCTGCTCTTGCACCGAATGTTGCGGCACACCCGGGCATACGCGTCGTCGGAAATGTCGACGCCACAGAGTTGCTGTTACGGACCATGATCGGCCAACAGATCTCGCTGGGTGCCGCTGCCACGCATACCGCGCGCCTGGTCGAGGCGCTGGGCGAGCGGATCGAGGATCCGGGCGGCGGCACCATCACCCGACTGTTCCCCGACGCGTCCGCCGTCGCCGAACACGGACACGAAGTACTCACCGGCCCCAAGGCACGAGTAGGCGCGATCATCGGAGTGGCCGACGCGATCGCGTCGGGCAAGATCGAGCTGCACGTCGCGCGATCGGCCGAAGACCTCGAACGAGACCTTCTCGCGCTCAAAGGCATCGGCCCGTGGACCGCCCGATACGTGGTGATGCGATTGCTGGCCGACCCGGACGTGCTGCTCGACACCGACCTCGTTGTCCGTCAGGGCGCCGAAGCGCTCGGCATCCCCCTCACCGATACGAGCCGATGGGCGCCATGGCGCTCGTACGTCTCGATGCACCTGTGGAACATCGCGCTCGAAAGAAGAGGACTATGA
- a CDS encoding YbdD/YjiX family protein codes for MHGLWWWITSVMGDKDYEHYLAHMRRVHPDEPVPSERQFWRDRYAEADAHPGARCC; via the coding sequence ATGCACGGCCTGTGGTGGTGGATCACCTCGGTGATGGGTGACAAGGACTACGAGCACTACCTTGCCCATATGCGACGGGTGCATCCGGACGAGCCGGTTCCATCGGAGCGCCAGTTCTGGCGGGACCGCTACGCCGAGGCCGATGCACACCCCGGGGCACGGTGTTGTTGA
- a CDS encoding carbon starvation CstA family protein has product MTLKPPGNPHVELLKTDPDLPPVGVVDTSPMTATKRVMFVVVGLLGGLAWVVVAFIRGENINAVWFVIAAVCTYVIAFRFYARLIENKIIHPRDDRATPAEILENGKDYMPTDRRVLFGHHFAAIAGAGPLVGPVLAAQMGYLPGTMWIIIGVVFAGAVQDFLVLWISTRRRGRSLGQMARDELGMVGGIAALIGVFVIMIIIIAVLALVVVNALAESPWGVFSIALTIPIALFMGVYLRFLRPGKVSEVSLIGVVLLLFAIISGGWVAETGWGTDWFTLSKVTVAWLLIGYGLAASILPVWLLLAPRDYLSTFMKVGTIALLAIGILIARPEIQMPAMTSFATEGNGPAFSGSLFPFLFITIACGALSGFHALICSGTTPKLLEKEKQMRMIGYGGMLTESFVAIMALVTACILDQHLYFALNAPEALTGGTAESAATYVNGLGLGGTDITPDQFTQAAAAVGEESIISRTGGAPTLAFGMSEVLHQVFGGASLKSFWYHFAIMFEALFILTTVDAGTRVARFMLSDSIGNLPGASAKKFKDPSWRPGAWLCSFVVVAAWGAILLMGVTDPLGGINTLFPLFGIANQLLAAIALTVVMTIVVKRGYYKWAWIPGVPLIWDLIVTMTASYQKIFSDIPAIGYWKQHSIFVDAKAQGLTEFQSAKTSEAIDAVIRNTFIQGTLSIIFAVLVLIVAVAGLVVCIKAIRAGGLPNNEDPEVPSKIFAPAGFIPTAAEKEIQQDWDKLIADGTVRAPGAAHAGQH; this is encoded by the coding sequence ATGACACTGAAACCGCCTGGTAATCCACACGTCGAGTTGTTGAAAACGGATCCAGATCTCCCCCCGGTGGGCGTTGTGGACACCAGTCCGATGACGGCGACGAAGCGAGTGATGTTCGTCGTTGTCGGCTTGCTGGGCGGTCTTGCTTGGGTCGTCGTCGCATTCATCCGTGGCGAAAACATCAACGCCGTGTGGTTCGTGATTGCGGCCGTGTGCACCTACGTCATTGCCTTTCGCTTCTACGCGCGTTTGATCGAGAACAAGATCATCCACCCACGCGACGATCGGGCGACGCCCGCGGAGATTCTCGAAAACGGTAAGGACTACATGCCGACGGACCGTCGGGTGTTGTTCGGACACCACTTCGCTGCGATCGCTGGAGCAGGTCCGCTCGTCGGCCCAGTTCTCGCTGCCCAGATGGGTTATCTCCCCGGCACGATGTGGATCATCATCGGAGTCGTGTTCGCGGGAGCCGTACAGGACTTCCTCGTCCTGTGGATCTCGACGCGTCGTCGCGGACGAAGCCTCGGTCAGATGGCTCGCGACGAACTCGGTATGGTCGGCGGAATCGCCGCTCTGATCGGCGTTTTCGTCATCATGATCATCATCATTGCGGTACTCGCGCTCGTCGTTGTCAACGCGTTGGCCGAGAGTCCATGGGGAGTGTTCTCCATCGCACTGACCATCCCGATCGCGCTCTTCATGGGCGTCTACCTGCGATTTCTCCGCCCAGGAAAGGTGTCCGAGGTCTCGCTCATCGGCGTCGTACTCCTACTGTTCGCGATCATCTCAGGCGGCTGGGTCGCCGAAACCGGCTGGGGCACCGACTGGTTCACCCTCTCCAAGGTCACTGTCGCCTGGCTCCTCATCGGCTACGGTCTCGCCGCATCGATCCTGCCGGTGTGGCTGCTCCTCGCCCCACGTGACTACCTGTCGACCTTCATGAAGGTGGGCACCATCGCCCTGTTGGCGATCGGTATCCTCATCGCCCGCCCGGAGATTCAGATGCCGGCCATGACGTCGTTCGCGACCGAAGGCAACGGCCCGGCGTTCTCTGGCTCACTCTTCCCGTTCCTCTTCATCACCATTGCCTGCGGCGCTCTCTCCGGCTTCCACGCGCTGATCTGTTCCGGCACGACTCCGAAGCTGCTCGAGAAAGAAAAGCAGATGCGGATGATCGGCTACGGCGGCATGCTCACCGAATCGTTCGTCGCGATCATGGCCCTTGTCACCGCATGCATCCTCGACCAGCATTTGTACTTCGCCCTCAATGCGCCAGAAGCACTCACCGGAGGAACAGCCGAAAGTGCGGCCACCTATGTGAACGGTCTCGGGCTTGGTGGTACCGACATCACGCCCGATCAGTTCACCCAGGCCGCAGCAGCCGTCGGCGAAGAATCGATCATTTCGCGCACCGGCGGCGCACCCACCCTCGCGTTCGGAATGTCCGAGGTCCTGCACCAAGTCTTCGGGGGCGCAAGCCTCAAGTCGTTCTGGTACCACTTCGCCATCATGTTCGAAGCACTTTTCATCCTCACCACCGTCGACGCCGGAACCCGCGTGGCACGTTTCATGCTCTCCGACAGCATCGGCAACCTTCCCGGCGCGTCGGCGAAGAAGTTCAAAGACCCGTCGTGGCGTCCCGGCGCGTGGCTGTGCTCGTTCGTAGTTGTTGCGGCGTGGGGTGCAATCCTGCTCATGGGTGTCACCGATCCACTCGGCGGTATCAATACGTTGTTCCCATTGTTCGGTATCGCCAACCAACTTCTTGCCGCGATCGCTCTCACCGTCGTGATGACCATCGTGGTCAAGCGCGGATACTACAAATGGGCGTGGATCCCCGGCGTTCCGTTGATCTGGGATCTCATCGTCACGATGACCGCGTCGTACCAGAAGATCTTCTCCGACATCCCGGCCATCGGTTACTGGAAGCAGCACAGTATCTTCGTCGACGCTAAGGCTCAGGGGCTGACCGAGTTCCAGAGTGCGAAGACGTCCGAGGCGATCGATGCCGTCATCCGCAACACCTTTATCCAGGGCACACTGTCGATCATCTTCGCGGTGTTGGTCCTCATCGTTGCCGTGGCCGGCCTCGTGGTGTGCATCAAAGCCATTCGGGCAGGAGGGCTTCCGAACAACGAGGATCCCGAAGTTCCCTCGAAGATCTTCGCCCCCGCAGGCTTCATCCCGACGGCCGCGGAGAAAGAGATCCAGCAGGATTGGGACAAACTGATCGCCGACGGCACCGTCCGAGCACCCGGCGCCGCACACGCCGGGCAGCACTGA
- a CDS encoding CD225/dispanin family protein: MSGPFEQPQYQQQAYPSAQPYAQPYVQAPPMPPSNAGWAVVAVIFFWPLAISAFNHALKVHPLWLIGDIQGAEYSSKRAGFFGKLSLGLFFGFFLLYILFIALIVANS; encoded by the coding sequence ATGTCAGGTCCGTTCGAGCAGCCGCAGTACCAACAGCAGGCCTATCCGTCCGCGCAGCCCTACGCACAGCCCTATGTGCAGGCACCGCCGATGCCGCCGTCCAATGCAGGCTGGGCAGTGGTCGCTGTCATCTTCTTCTGGCCGCTGGCGATCTCGGCGTTCAACCATGCACTGAAGGTTCACCCACTGTGGTTGATCGGCGACATTCAGGGCGCGGAGTACTCCTCGAAGCGCGCCGGATTCTTCGGCAAGCTGTCACTCGGGCTCTTTTTCGGATTCTTCCTGCTGTACATCCTGTTCATCGCGCTGATCGTCGCCAATAGCTAG
- a CDS encoding TIGR03620 family F420-dependent LLM class oxidoreductase, with protein sequence MDTLGLGKIGFSIGVSHSYLEDARELESLGYSALWLPGGQIDRLERLADLVHATETVKVVPGIVPVDRYSSSATAQLYSELESSGRFVLGLGGPQAARPLVGLNAYLDELDVPADRVILAALGPKKLEMARRRAAGAVALLVTPEYTEAARALLGPDRTLVIDQFVVLENDPGRARAIAREPLSFLATVDGYRQNFLRMGFTSDDVDQLSDKLVDAVVAWGSVEDIAERVDAHLRAGADHVVLAPLGGSAVTTGRALSGLVMRPK encoded by the coding sequence ATGGACACACTCGGACTCGGCAAAATTGGTTTCTCCATCGGCGTCTCTCACTCGTATCTCGAAGATGCTCGTGAATTGGAGTCGCTCGGTTACAGCGCCCTGTGGTTGCCCGGTGGCCAAATCGACCGGCTCGAGCGGCTCGCCGATCTCGTGCACGCGACCGAAACGGTGAAAGTGGTGCCCGGCATCGTCCCCGTCGACCGCTACAGCTCGTCGGCGACGGCCCAGCTGTACAGCGAACTGGAATCCTCGGGCCGGTTCGTTCTCGGGCTGGGTGGTCCACAGGCAGCCCGTCCACTTGTCGGATTGAATGCATACCTCGACGAACTCGACGTTCCTGCCGATCGCGTAATTCTCGCAGCGCTCGGTCCCAAGAAGCTGGAGATGGCTCGACGTCGAGCAGCCGGTGCGGTGGCGTTGTTGGTCACCCCGGAGTACACAGAGGCAGCGCGGGCACTCCTCGGGCCGGATCGAACGTTGGTGATCGACCAATTCGTCGTGCTGGAGAACGATCCCGGGCGTGCCCGCGCGATCGCCCGCGAGCCGCTGTCATTTCTGGCGACCGTGGACGGCTACCGCCAGAACTTTCTTCGCATGGGGTTCACCAGCGACGATGTCGATCAGCTCAGCGATAAGCTGGTCGATGCCGTAGTCGCGTGGGGGAGCGTCGAGGACATCGCTGAACGCGTCGATGCACACCTGCGGGCGGGTGCAGATCATGTCGTCTTGGCCCCGTTGGGCGGCTCGGCCGTCACCACTGGCCGGGCACTGTCGGGGCTGGTGATGCGTCCAAAGTAG
- the ychF gene encoding redox-regulated ATPase YchF: MSLTLGIVGLPNVGKSTLFNALTNNDVLAANYPFATIEPNVGVVALPDPRLGKLAEVFGSEKLVPALVSFVDIAGIVKGASEGAGLGNKFLANIREADAICQVVRVFADDDVVHVDGRVDPSADIEVIETELAIADLQTLEKAIPRVEKEARIKKDRKPALDAAIAAQAVLNEGKTLFSQRDKLDFELLKEFQLLTTKPFLYVFNADESVLTDDAKVGELARLVAPADAVFLDAKIESELLELDTESAAELLESVGQTEPGLDALARAGFHTLGLQTYLTAGPKEARAWTINKGATAPQAAGVIHTDFERGFIKAEVVSFEDLIEAGSMAAAKAAGKVRIEGKEYVMVDGDVVEFRFNV; encoded by the coding sequence GTGAGCCTCACCCTCGGAATCGTCGGACTGCCCAACGTCGGCAAGTCCACCCTGTTCAATGCGCTGACCAACAACGATGTGCTGGCCGCGAACTACCCGTTCGCGACCATCGAGCCCAATGTCGGCGTCGTTGCGCTGCCTGACCCGCGGCTGGGCAAGCTCGCCGAGGTCTTCGGCTCGGAGAAGCTGGTGCCCGCGCTGGTGTCGTTCGTCGACATCGCAGGGATCGTCAAGGGGGCCTCCGAGGGCGCCGGGCTCGGCAACAAATTCCTTGCGAACATTCGCGAAGCCGACGCCATCTGCCAGGTCGTCCGAGTCTTCGCCGACGACGACGTGGTGCACGTCGACGGCCGTGTCGATCCGTCCGCCGACATCGAGGTCATCGAAACCGAACTGGCGATCGCCGACCTGCAGACCTTGGAGAAGGCAATCCCGCGCGTGGAGAAGGAGGCGCGGATCAAGAAGGATCGCAAGCCTGCGCTCGACGCCGCCATTGCCGCCCAGGCAGTGCTCAACGAGGGCAAAACACTGTTCTCGCAGAGGGACAAGCTGGACTTCGAGCTGCTCAAGGAATTCCAGCTCCTCACCACCAAGCCGTTCCTCTACGTCTTCAACGCCGACGAGAGTGTGCTCACCGACGACGCCAAGGTCGGCGAACTCGCCCGCCTCGTCGCACCCGCAGACGCCGTGTTCCTCGACGCGAAGATCGAGTCCGAACTGCTCGAACTCGACACCGAATCTGCCGCGGAACTGCTCGAATCCGTCGGCCAGACCGAGCCGGGCCTCGACGCCCTGGCTCGCGCCGGCTTCCACACCCTCGGATTGCAGACCTACCTCACCGCAGGCCCGAAAGAAGCTCGCGCGTGGACGATCAACAAGGGCGCCACCGCGCCTCAGGCTGCAGGAGTCATCCACACCGACTTCGAGCGCGGATTCATCAAGGCCGAGGTCGTCAGCTTCGAGGACCTCATCGAGGCCGGATCCATGGCCGCAGCCAAGGCTGCCGGCAAAGTCCGGATCGAAGGCAAGGAATACGTCATGGTCGACGGGGATGTCGTGGAGTTCCGCTTCAACGTCTGA